The following proteins are encoded in a genomic region of Rattus rattus isolate New Zealand chromosome 2, Rrattus_CSIRO_v1, whole genome shotgun sequence:
- the LOC116894056 gene encoding olfactory receptor 51F1 — translation MLQMQDNREFLSNFTSKLTTFLLTGIPGLESAHGWISIPFCCLYATALSGNSMILFIIVTQHSLHEPMYYFLSMLSATDLGLTISTMSTTLRILWFHANEISLDLCIVQMFFLHGFTFIESGVLVAMAFDRYVAICNPLRYTTILTNSRIIQMGFLVMMRTLLLIVPLLLLLKPVSFCKRKALSHSYCYHPDVIKLACSDTRANSICGLVDLILTTGVDTPCIVLSYVLIIRSVLTIASSEGRHKAFSTCVSHIGAVAVFYIPMFSLSLVHRYGRSAPKVVHAMMANVYLLLPPVLNPIIYSVKTKQIRKAVLSLLFAK, via the coding sequence ATGCTACAAATGCAGGACAATAGGGAATTCCTAAGCAACTTCACATCGAAATTGACAACCTTCTTGCTGACTGGCATTCCTGGCTTAGAGTCTGCTCATGGCTGGATCTCCATCCCTTTCTGTTGTCTTTATGCCACTGCCCTCTCTGGCAACAGCATGATCCTCTTTATCATTGTGACCCAGCACAGTCTGCATGAACCGATGTACTATTTCCTCTCTATGCTCTCTGCCACTGACCTGGGTTTGACTATTTCTACAATGTCAACCACCTTGAGAATCCTGTGGTTTCATGCAAATGAAATCAGTCTAGATTTATGTATTGTTCAGATGTTTTTTCTCCATGGATTTACATTTATAGAATCAGGGGTACTAGTGGCTATGGCTTTTGACCGTTATGTAGCAATTTGCAACCCCCTTAGATATACTACAATTCTTACTAACTCTAGAATCATTCAGATGGGTTTCCTAGTGATGATGCGTACTCTACTATTAATAGTTCCTCTACTTTTGCTCCTTAAACCTGTCTCTTTTTGTAAAAGGAAGGCCCTTTCCCACTCCTACTGTTATCATCCAGATGTGATAAAGTTAGCATGTTCAGACACTCGGGCCAATAGCATCTGTGGACTAGTTGATCTCATTCTGACCACAGGGGTAGATACTCCATGCATTGTCTTGTCTTATGTTCTGATCATTCGCTCTGTCCTCACTATTGCCTCCTCTGAAGGACGGCACAAGGCCTTCAGCACCTGTGTGTCCCACATTGGAGCAGTTGCTGTTTTCTACATCCCGATGTTTAGCCTGTCTCTGGTGCATCGCTACGGTCGCTCAGCGCCCAAAGTAGTCCATGCAATGATGGCCAATGTTTACCTTCTTTTACCTCCTGTGCTCAACCCCATCATCTATAGtgtgaaaacaaagcaaatcagaAAGGCTGTGCTTAGCTTGCTCTTtgcaaaataa